Proteins from a genomic interval of Psychrobacter fulvigenes:
- a CDS encoding M48 family metallopeptidase, which yields MTTFNKIKNALLLTTITTLAGCTTVADIAGYDTATLNTDAAKNYSQVVSKASSQGTVDNTSATAIRVKNVFNRMKPYAVRANTTGVPFDWQVTVIRSPELNAWAMPGGKMAFYTGIVEKLQLTDAEIAAIMGHEMTHALAEHSKKDAGQKILTGLALQLGGAAIQEKTGLNAEAMSLISDYGLDKPFSRSQESQADAGGLRLMAQAGYNPEAAIAVWQKMEAANGRSNAIVTLMSTHPNSGQRIAKIQALLPEVSPIYQAAAKAPANATSGATTGITTRIIKRK from the coding sequence ATGACAACTTTTAATAAAATAAAAAATGCTCTATTGCTTACTACAATTACTACTTTAGCGGGTTGTACTACTGTGGCTGATATTGCAGGGTACGATACGGCTACATTAAATACCGATGCGGCAAAAAACTACTCTCAAGTGGTTTCTAAAGCCAGTAGCCAAGGCACAGTAGATAATACGTCTGCCACTGCTATCCGAGTTAAAAACGTTTTCAATCGTATGAAACCCTACGCCGTTCGTGCTAATACAACAGGCGTCCCTTTTGATTGGCAAGTCACGGTGATACGTTCACCTGAATTGAATGCTTGGGCAATGCCTGGTGGAAAGATGGCTTTTTATACAGGTATTGTAGAAAAGTTACAGTTAACAGATGCAGAGATCGCGGCAATTATGGGACACGAAATGACTCATGCATTAGCTGAACACAGTAAAAAGGATGCTGGGCAAAAAATTCTGACCGGCTTAGCGCTTCAGTTAGGTGGTGCTGCGATACAGGAAAAAACAGGGTTAAATGCTGAGGCAATGAGTTTAATTAGTGACTACGGCCTTGATAAGCCGTTTTCTCGTAGTCAAGAATCACAAGCCGATGCAGGTGGCCTACGTTTGATGGCGCAGGCAGGCTACAATCCAGAGGCTGCAATTGCAGTATGGCAAAAAATGGAGGCCGCCAATGGTCGTAGCAACGCCATAGTTACTTTGATGTCTACGCATCCAAACTCTGGGCAGCGTATTGCTAAAATTCAGGCACTCTTACCTGAAGTTAGTCCTATTTATCAAGCGGCTGCTAAAGCACCTGCTAACGCAACTAGTGGGGCAACTACAGGAATAACTACTAGAATCATTAAACGTAAGTAA
- a CDS encoding ArsO family NAD(P)H-dependent flavin-containing monooxygenase: MSPKLSSKKPSTKIFDVIVIGGGQAGLAVGYYLRRAKLDFIILDNQDQSGGAWQHFWPSLRLFSPAWMSSLPGRLMPSSKDGKSPHRDDVLSYFADYEQRYQLPIYRPYEVKTVERDDENDCLQVSDGHYTWLAKAVVSATGTWSNYYIPDIEGQQDYLGEQRHSAHYDGPEAYKDKRVLVVGGGNSGAQIYAELVQVADASWVTLEPPQFLPDDVDGRALFERATARIMSNKSSAHKVINNEDDGSNSTNAANVEGNIVMMPPIKKVRDKGLLTTRPMFSRFTEQGVVWPDGTKESIDAIIWCTGFEPALAHLAPLGVIEEDGKILTEQGQALKEPRLWLFGYGDWASPASATIIGAGRSARENVPALLDFLAKDT, from the coding sequence ATGTCACCTAAATTGTCGTCTAAAAAACCGTCTACCAAGATATTCGACGTGATTGTCATTGGTGGCGGTCAAGCAGGTTTAGCGGTAGGCTACTACTTAAGACGCGCCAAGTTGGACTTTATTATCTTAGACAATCAAGACCAAAGTGGCGGCGCATGGCAGCATTTTTGGCCTTCGCTACGGCTTTTTTCACCCGCTTGGATGAGCTCCTTACCAGGTAGACTGATGCCGTCCTCCAAAGACGGTAAAAGCCCGCATCGAGATGACGTATTAAGCTATTTTGCCGACTATGAACAGCGCTATCAGCTACCTATCTATCGCCCTTATGAAGTAAAAACCGTAGAGCGCGATGATGAGAATGACTGCTTGCAAGTAAGCGATGGACACTACACTTGGCTTGCTAAAGCGGTCGTTAGCGCTACGGGCACTTGGAGTAACTACTACATTCCAGATATTGAAGGACAGCAAGATTACCTCGGTGAGCAGCGCCATTCGGCTCATTATGACGGTCCAGAAGCCTATAAAGATAAACGGGTACTGGTGGTCGGCGGTGGCAACTCAGGAGCACAGATTTATGCAGAATTGGTACAAGTCGCTGATGCAAGCTGGGTAACGCTTGAGCCACCACAGTTTTTACCAGACGATGTCGATGGACGTGCTCTGTTTGAGAGAGCCACAGCGCGCATTATGAGTAATAAAAGTAGTGCTCATAAAGTTATCAATAATGAAGACGATGGCAGTAATAGCACTAACGCCGCTAATGTTGAGGGTAATATCGTTATGATGCCGCCTATTAAAAAAGTGCGGGATAAAGGGCTATTAACGACGCGGCCTATGTTTAGTCGCTTTACCGAGCAAGGCGTAGTTTGGCCTGATGGCACTAAAGAATCCATAGACGCTATTATTTGGTGTACTGGCTTTGAGCCTGCGCTTGCGCATTTAGCGCCTTTAGGTGTGATAGAAGAGGATGGGAAGATATTAACCGAACAAGGACAAGCGCTCAAAGAGCCACGCCTGTGGCTCTTTGGCTACGGCGATTGGGCAAGCCCTGCTTCAGCGACCATTATAGGTGCTGGGCGTAGCGCTAGAGAAAACGTGCCCGCCTTGCTAGATTTTTTGGCAAAAGATACTTAG
- a CDS encoding RidA family protein produces MTHETINPSAMYDSLQFGFSHATKAQGKTVIHCAGQLAWDKDGNTVGKNDLAKQTEQVFNNLHTVLQESGATPADVVRMRTYIVDLEPANLEVVGKAIGKFYGEITPPVNTLIGVQSLAMPGLLIEIEMTAMVD; encoded by the coding sequence ATGACACACGAAACGATTAATCCAAGCGCTATGTATGACAGCCTGCAATTTGGCTTCTCTCACGCTACCAAAGCTCAGGGGAAAACAGTCATCCACTGCGCAGGACAATTGGCGTGGGATAAAGACGGCAATACAGTAGGCAAAAATGACTTAGCCAAACAGACCGAGCAGGTTTTTAATAATCTACATACTGTATTACAAGAATCGGGGGCGACGCCAGCGGATGTGGTACGTATGCGAACTTATATTGTTGACCTAGAGCCCGCAAATTTGGAGGTGGTAGGTAAGGCGATTGGTAAGTTTTATGGTGAGATAACACCACCCGTTAATACGCTCATTGGCGTGCAGTCTCTTGCTATGCCTGGCTTACTTATTGAGATTGAGATGACGGCTATGGTTGATTAG